A window from Sulfuricurvum sp. encodes these proteins:
- a CDS encoding bifunctional 3,4-dihydroxy-2-butanone 4-phosphate synthase/GTP cyclohydrolase II, whose amino-acid sequence MSAVQRVLDAIEEFKKGHMVIMVDDEDRENEGDLVYASVFSTPDHVNFMATHAKGLICVAINPSTAKRLSLEPMVKSNTSMHETAFTISVDATVATTGISTYERDMTIKILANPLSHPSELVAPGHIFPLIAKEGGTLVRIGHTEGSVDLCRLSGLAESAVICEIMKDDGTMARRDDLDVFAVKHNLKIVYISDIVEFRLANETLVKAVSEEEIEFFGVHVKKYEFVDHQNNRHTAIVFYKAGETANVKVHNVVPDIDLLLNQSKYAHLIDSINYLKHNSGVLLFINKPHHQQVNMKEYGIGAQILKSLGVKHMRLIAESKISDFAGLSGFGLDVVETINPA is encoded by the coding sequence ATGTCAGCAGTGCAACGTGTTTTGGATGCTATCGAAGAATTTAAGAAAGGGCATATGGTTATCATGGTGGATGACGAAGATCGAGAAAACGAGGGAGATCTTGTTTACGCCTCGGTTTTTTCGACTCCGGATCATGTTAATTTTATGGCCACACATGCCAAAGGGCTGATATGTGTGGCCATAAATCCTTCTACTGCTAAACGTCTGAGCCTTGAGCCGATGGTTAAATCGAATACTTCTATGCATGAAACGGCTTTTACGATCTCAGTAGACGCTACGGTTGCTACAACAGGTATTTCAACCTATGAGCGCGATATGACAATCAAAATTTTGGCGAATCCTCTTTCTCACCCTTCGGAATTGGTTGCACCGGGACATATTTTTCCGCTCATCGCAAAAGAGGGCGGGACACTGGTTCGGATCGGACATACGGAAGGATCGGTCGATCTCTGCCGTCTTTCAGGTCTGGCGGAGTCTGCAGTCATATGTGAAATCATGAAAGATGACGGAACGATGGCTCGTCGTGATGATTTGGACGTTTTTGCGGTAAAACATAATCTTAAAATCGTTTATATCTCCGATATCGTTGAATTCCGTCTCGCGAATGAAACCCTGGTCAAAGCGGTTTCGGAAGAAGAGATCGAGTTTTTCGGCGTACATGTCAAAAAGTACGAGTTTGTCGATCACCAAAACAACCGACACACCGCTATCGTATTTTACAAAGCGGGAGAGACTGCAAACGTCAAAGTCCATAACGTTGTTCCGGATATCGACTTGCTCCTCAACCAAAGCAAATACGCCCATTTGATCGATTCGATCAATTATCTCAAACACAACAGCGGTGTATTGCTTTTCATCAATAAACCGCACCATCAGCAGGTCAATATGAAAGAGTACGGAATCGGGGCACAAATTCTAAAATCTCTAGGGGTGAAACACATGCGCCTCATTGCAGAATCAAAAATATCTGATTTTGCGGGACTTAGCGGTTTTGGATTGGATGTTGTTGAGACGATAAATCCCGCATAA
- a CDS encoding complement resistance protein TraT encodes MELKNIAKSLLIAGMFSMVAIQFTGCGAAHTAIKKRNLDVQTKMSETIFLEPTEPEKKVIFVDVRNTSDKDIAVKEILTNALISRGYSITTSPQKAYFMLQVNVLQVGKTDLRGAQSALEGGFGGAVMGATAGYAMHNSNSNAAAGGLIGAAVGVVADALVDDTYYSMITDVQIRERPLAGEMVTQTQKAKLKQGSSTNVDQDIQGGKMEWKTYRTRVVSTANKVNLDFAEAQPVLQDALGKSLSGLF; translated from the coding sequence ATGGAATTAAAAAATATTGCCAAATCGCTTTTGATAGCAGGGATGTTCAGCATGGTGGCGATCCAGTTCACCGGATGCGGTGCGGCGCATACTGCGATTAAGAAACGTAATCTGGATGTTCAAACGAAAATGTCAGAAACTATTTTTTTAGAGCCGACGGAGCCGGAAAAAAAGGTGATTTTTGTTGATGTCCGCAATACCTCTGATAAAGATATTGCAGTGAAAGAGATTCTCACCAATGCATTGATAAGTCGCGGATACTCGATCACCACAAGTCCTCAAAAAGCCTATTTTATGCTTCAAGTCAATGTACTGCAAGTGGGTAAAACGGATCTTCGCGGAGCTCAAAGTGCATTGGAAGGGGGATTCGGCGGTGCCGTTATGGGTGCTACTGCCGGATATGCCATGCATAATTCCAACTCAAATGCTGCGGCAGGCGGTCTGATCGGTGCTGCTGTCGGAGTGGTTGCGGATGCACTTGTAGATGATACCTACTATAGTATGATTACCGATGTACAGATCCGTGAGCGTCCGTTGGCAGGAGAGATGGTGACCCAAACTCAAAAAGCCAAGCTCAAACAAGGCAGTTCAACGAATGTGGATCAGGATATCCAAGGCGGTAAAATGGAGTGGAAAACTTATCGTACTCGTGTCGTGAGTACGGCGAATAAAGTCAATCTCGATTTTGCTGAAGCACAACCGGTATTGCAAGATGCATTGGGGAAATCACTCTCCGGTCTTTTTTAA